The following proteins are encoded in a genomic region of Garra rufa chromosome 22, GarRuf1.0, whole genome shotgun sequence:
- the ndel1a gene encoding nuclear distribution protein nudE-like 1-A isoform X3 encodes MDANMIPKFASKDEEIDFWKALSLKYKKSYKEAQEELLEFQEGSRELETELETQLGQAEHRIRDLQADNERLQHELDSIKEKLEYQYAQSYKQISMLEDDLSQTRGIKEQLHKYVRELEQANDDLERAKRATITSLEDFEQRLNQAIERNAFLESELDEKESLLVSVQRLKDEARDLRQELAVRESRPEVTRMSAPSSPTPDNDKTDSAVQASLSLPATPLSKNLDNAFTSQTGLSNSSTNAALTPSARISALNIVGDLLRKVGALESKLAACRNFAKDQAARKNYVTNVNGNLINGDISSYSHSLHTSYFDKARERVIFPALLLAGQ; translated from the exons ATGGATGCAAATATGATACCAAAATTCGCCTCCAAAGACGAGGAAATTGATTTCTGGAAGGCTCTTTCACTCAAGTACAAAAAAAG TTATAAGGAGGCACAGGAGGAGTTGCTGGAGTTCCAAGAAGGGAGCAGAGAGCTGGAGACAGAGCTGGAGACACAACTGGGCCAAGCAGAGCATCGCATCAGAGACCTGCAGGCGGACAACGAGAGACTGCAGCATGAGCTCGACTCAATCAAG GAGAAGCTAGAGTATCAGTATGCTCAGAGCTATAAACAGATCTCCATGCTGGAGGATGACCTCAGCCAGACTCGAGGCATCAAGGAGCAGCTGCATAAATATGTCAGAGAGCTAGAGCAGGCCAATGACGACCTGGAGAGAGCAAAGAG AGCCACGATTACATCTCTGGAGGACTTTGAGCAGAGGCTGAACCAGGCCATCGAGAGGAACGCCTTTCTGGAGAGTGAACTGGATGAGAAGGAGTCTCTCCTAGTGTCTGTGCAGAGACTAAAAGATGAAGCCAGAG ATTTGCGGCAAGAGCTTGCGGTACGAGAGAGCCGTCCAGAGGTGACACGAATGTCAGCCCCTAGCTCTCCGACTCCAGACAATGACAAAACAGACTCCGCAGTCCAGGCCTCCCTGTCTCTGCCGGCTACTCCGCTCAGCAAGAACTTGGACAATGCTTTCACCAGCCAGACAG GTCTGTCCAACAGCTCCACTAATGCAGCCCTCACTCCATCTGCCAGAATATCAGCGCTGAATATTGTTGGCGATTTACTGCGCAAAGTTGGG GCTTTAGAGTCTAAGCTCGCAGCCTGTCGAAATTTCGCCAAGGACCAGGCAGCCAGGAAGAACTACGTCACAAATGTCAACGGCAATCTGATTAACGGAGACATTTCAAGTTACTCTCACTCTCTCCACACATCCTACTTTGACAAAGC AAGAGAGAGGGTCATTTTCCCTGCGTTGCTTCTGG CAGGACAGTGA
- the ndel1a gene encoding nuclear distribution protein nudE-like 1-A isoform X1, whose protein sequence is MDANMIPKFASKDEEIDFWKALSLKYKKSYKEAQEELLEFQEGSRELETELETQLGQAEHRIRDLQADNERLQHELDSIKEKLEYQYAQSYKQISMLEDDLSQTRGIKEQLHKYVRELEQANDDLERAKRATITSLEDFEQRLNQAIERNAFLESELDEKESLLVSVQRLKDEARDLRQELAVRESRPEVTRMSAPSSPTPDNDKTDSAVQASLSLPATPLSKNLDNAFTSQTGLSNSSTNAALTPSARISALNIVGDLLRKVGALESKLAACRNFAKDQAARKNYVTNVNGNLINGDISSYSHSLHTSYFDKARTVNGLDPGAVTNITAPPRSNSPSSLVLSV, encoded by the exons ATGGATGCAAATATGATACCAAAATTCGCCTCCAAAGACGAGGAAATTGATTTCTGGAAGGCTCTTTCACTCAAGTACAAAAAAAG TTATAAGGAGGCACAGGAGGAGTTGCTGGAGTTCCAAGAAGGGAGCAGAGAGCTGGAGACAGAGCTGGAGACACAACTGGGCCAAGCAGAGCATCGCATCAGAGACCTGCAGGCGGACAACGAGAGACTGCAGCATGAGCTCGACTCAATCAAG GAGAAGCTAGAGTATCAGTATGCTCAGAGCTATAAACAGATCTCCATGCTGGAGGATGACCTCAGCCAGACTCGAGGCATCAAGGAGCAGCTGCATAAATATGTCAGAGAGCTAGAGCAGGCCAATGACGACCTGGAGAGAGCAAAGAG AGCCACGATTACATCTCTGGAGGACTTTGAGCAGAGGCTGAACCAGGCCATCGAGAGGAACGCCTTTCTGGAGAGTGAACTGGATGAGAAGGAGTCTCTCCTAGTGTCTGTGCAGAGACTAAAAGATGAAGCCAGAG ATTTGCGGCAAGAGCTTGCGGTACGAGAGAGCCGTCCAGAGGTGACACGAATGTCAGCCCCTAGCTCTCCGACTCCAGACAATGACAAAACAGACTCCGCAGTCCAGGCCTCCCTGTCTCTGCCGGCTACTCCGCTCAGCAAGAACTTGGACAATGCTTTCACCAGCCAGACAG GTCTGTCCAACAGCTCCACTAATGCAGCCCTCACTCCATCTGCCAGAATATCAGCGCTGAATATTGTTGGCGATTTACTGCGCAAAGTTGGG GCTTTAGAGTCTAAGCTCGCAGCCTGTCGAAATTTCGCCAAGGACCAGGCAGCCAGGAAGAACTACGTCACAAATGTCAACGGCAATCTGATTAACGGAGACATTTCAAGTTACTCTCACTCTCTCCACACATCCTACTTTGACAAAGC CAGGACAGTGAACGGTTTGGACCCCGGCGCCGTGACGAACATCACAGCCCCGCCGCGCTCCAACTCTCCATCCAGCCTGGTGCTCAGCGTGTGA
- the ndel1a gene encoding nuclear distribution protein nudE-like 1-A isoform X2, with protein MDANMIPKFASKDEEIDFWKALSLKYKKSYKEAQEELLEFQEGSRELETELETQLGQAEHRIRDLQADNERLQHELDSIKEKLEYQYAQSYKQISMLEDDLSQTRGIKEQLHKYVRELEQANDDLERAKRATITSLEDFEQRLNQAIERNAFLESELDEKESLLVSVQRLKDEARDLRQELAVRESRPEVTRMSAPSSPTPDNDKTDSAVQASLSLPATPLSKNLDNAFTSQTGLSNSSTNAALTPSARISALNIVGDLLRKVGALESKLAACRNFAKDQAARKNYVTNVNGNLINGDISSYSHSLHTSYFDKARRERVIFPALLLAGQ; from the exons ATGGATGCAAATATGATACCAAAATTCGCCTCCAAAGACGAGGAAATTGATTTCTGGAAGGCTCTTTCACTCAAGTACAAAAAAAG TTATAAGGAGGCACAGGAGGAGTTGCTGGAGTTCCAAGAAGGGAGCAGAGAGCTGGAGACAGAGCTGGAGACACAACTGGGCCAAGCAGAGCATCGCATCAGAGACCTGCAGGCGGACAACGAGAGACTGCAGCATGAGCTCGACTCAATCAAG GAGAAGCTAGAGTATCAGTATGCTCAGAGCTATAAACAGATCTCCATGCTGGAGGATGACCTCAGCCAGACTCGAGGCATCAAGGAGCAGCTGCATAAATATGTCAGAGAGCTAGAGCAGGCCAATGACGACCTGGAGAGAGCAAAGAG AGCCACGATTACATCTCTGGAGGACTTTGAGCAGAGGCTGAACCAGGCCATCGAGAGGAACGCCTTTCTGGAGAGTGAACTGGATGAGAAGGAGTCTCTCCTAGTGTCTGTGCAGAGACTAAAAGATGAAGCCAGAG ATTTGCGGCAAGAGCTTGCGGTACGAGAGAGCCGTCCAGAGGTGACACGAATGTCAGCCCCTAGCTCTCCGACTCCAGACAATGACAAAACAGACTCCGCAGTCCAGGCCTCCCTGTCTCTGCCGGCTACTCCGCTCAGCAAGAACTTGGACAATGCTTTCACCAGCCAGACAG GTCTGTCCAACAGCTCCACTAATGCAGCCCTCACTCCATCTGCCAGAATATCAGCGCTGAATATTGTTGGCGATTTACTGCGCAAAGTTGGG GCTTTAGAGTCTAAGCTCGCAGCCTGTCGAAATTTCGCCAAGGACCAGGCAGCCAGGAAGAACTACGTCACAAATGTCAACGGCAATCTGATTAACGGAGACATTTCAAGTTACTCTCACTCTCTCCACACATCCTACTTTGACAAAGC CAGAAGAGAGAGGGTCATTTTCCCTGCGTTGCTTCTGG CAGGACAGTGA
- the armc7 gene encoding armadillo repeat-containing protein 7: protein MAGKNRSSLSDRFEYLQGLVTEFQDTDSDEAKEQVLANLANFAYDPSNLEALRLLQVNELFLDMLTEDNENLVEFGIGGLCNLSMERESRDQILQSGGVPLVISCLSSNRDETVLSAITTLMNLTTAASRTETTDSAVVQCMLRFSLTQNPRLRNLASVFLEDYCTQQQVDKAREEMQGQSQSVVGIPLPKD, encoded by the exons ATGGCAGGAAAGAATCGTTCCTCATTGTCTGACAGGTTTGAGTATCTGCAGGGTCTGGTCACTGAGTTTCAGGACACTGATAGTGATG AGGCTAAAGAGCAAGTGCTGGCAAACCTGGCCAACTTTGCGTACGATCCCTCCAACCTGGAAGCGCTGCGATTGCTCCAGGTCAATGAGCTCTTCCTGGACATGCTGACAGAAGACAACGAGAACCTTGTGGAGTTTGGAATTG GTGGTTTGTGTAACCTCAGTATGGAGCGGGAGTCCCGTGATCAGATCCTGCAAAGCGGTGGAGTCCCATTAGTGATATCCTGCCTGTCGAGTAACAGAGATGAGACGGTTCTCTCTGCCATCACTACATTAATGAACCTCACCACTGCAGCCTCGCGCACAGAGACCACAGACAGCGCAGTGGTGCAATGCATGCTGCGTTTTTCCCTCACACAGAACCCGCGCCTCAGGAACCTGGCGTCAGTTTTTCTGGAGGActactgcacacagcaacaagtGGACAAAGCCCGAGAGGAAATGCAGGGACAAAGCCAATCAGTGGTGGGGATCCCACTGCCAAAGGACTAA
- the chad gene encoding chondroadherin, which produces MYSFNFLLVLLCLQVCVPFVFGAPTQCPSQCHCHGDLQHVICDSVGLKKIPRISEATRLLNMQRNNLGNLPTGGFSEMKGLISLHLQHCQIREVASQAFKGLKKLIYLYLSNNEISTIKPGAFDDLTELTYLYLDGNQITSLSKGMLSPMINLFILQLDNNKLRELQPGTFTGASDLRWLYLSGNELSSIQPGSLDEVENLAILTLDRNKLSTYPLLAMSKLRVVEELNLSKNPLTLIPDHAFRSFGRYMEKLHLNNMSLEKFSSAAFEGVTALKSLHLENNKLKSLPSSLEFGTLQNITLFNNPWTCNCQLANLRKWMDTSRHRPDAVCASPGSQKGKQIRDSTAFSRCKAKIKRARKGARL; this is translated from the exons ATGTACAGTTTCAACTTCCTACTGGTGCTACTGTGTCTGCAGGTCTGCGTCCCCTTTGTGTTTGGTGCACCAACTCAGTGCCCAAGCCAGTGCCACTGTCATGGGGACCTGCAACATGTTATCTGCGATAGCGTCGGGCTGAAGAAGATCCCCCGCATATCCGAGGCCACTCGTCTCCTGAACATGCAACGCAACAACCTGGGAAATCTCCCAACCGGAGGCTTCAGCGAAATGAAGGGGCTCATTTCTCTGCACCTACAGCACTGTCAAATCCGAGAGGTCGCTAGTCAGGCTTTCAAAGGGCTAAAGAAGCTCATCTACCTCTACTTGTCTAACAATGAGATCAGCACCATCAAACCAGGCGCTTTTGATGACCTGACCGAACTGACTTATCTCTACTTGGACGGGAACCAAATTACAAGTCTTTCGAAGGGCATGCTTTCTCCAATGATCAACCTGTTTATCCTGCAGCTTGATAACAACAAGCTTCGAGAGCTGCAGCCTGGTACTTTCACCGGTGCTAGTGATCTCCGATGGCTTTATCTGAGTGGCAATGAGTTGAGCTCCATACAGCCAGGTTCCTTGGATGAAGTGGAGAACCTGGCTATTCTAACTCTGGACCGTAACAAGCTGTCCACCTACCCTCTCCTGGCTATGAGCAAGCTGCGAGTCGTGGAGGAACTCAACCTGTCCAAAAACCCTCTCACCCTCATCCCTGACCATGCTTTCCGGAGCTTTGGGCGCTACATGGAGAAGCTGCATCTAAATAACATGAGCCTGGAGAAG TTCTCCAGTGCTGCCTTTGAGGGAGTGACGGCTCTTAAATCTCTGCACCTCGAGAACAACAAGCTAAAATCACTGCCGAGCAGCCTTGAGTTCGGGACCCTCCAGAACATCACTCTTTTTAACAACCCCTGGACCTGCAACTGCCAGTTAGCAAACCTCAGAAA ATGGATGGACACTAGCCGCCATCGCCCTGATGCAGTTTGTGCTTCTCCTGGAAGCCAGAAAGGAAAGCAAATAAGAGACAGCACTGCTTTCAGCCGCTGCAAGGCAAAGATAAAGAGGGCCAGGAAGGGAGCACGGCTTTGA